One genomic region from Marinobacter szutsaonensis encodes:
- a CDS encoding alpha/beta fold hydrolase has translation MSVELNHRITGEGKPLILLHGLFGSLENLGGIARRLQDEWQIHALDERNHGSSPHTESMDYPSMAEDVLAYMDAQGLDKASILGHSMGGKVAMQVALIAPERVEKVIVADIAPVSYKPRHDAILEGLRSLDLSAVRSRQDADKLLAEFVETPGVRQFLLKNLERVPSEEQTADGPMFRWRLNLPVIDACYENLAKAPEGDGPFNGPVLFLKGAESAYIQEKHREQIMQLFPSAELRIIQDTGHWLHAEKADTFAALCRRFLETEN, from the coding sequence CTGAATCATCGAATTACCGGCGAAGGCAAACCCCTGATCCTGTTGCATGGCCTGTTCGGGTCACTGGAAAACCTCGGGGGGATCGCGCGCCGGCTGCAGGATGAATGGCAGATCCACGCCCTGGACGAACGCAATCACGGCAGCTCCCCGCATACCGAATCCATGGACTACCCCTCCATGGCCGAAGATGTTCTGGCCTACATGGATGCCCAGGGGCTGGATAAAGCCTCGATCCTGGGCCATTCCATGGGCGGCAAGGTAGCCATGCAGGTGGCTCTGATAGCGCCGGAACGGGTGGAGAAAGTGATCGTCGCCGATATCGCGCCGGTCAGCTACAAACCCCGTCATGACGCCATTCTCGAGGGGCTGAGAAGTCTCGACCTGTCCGCCGTGCGCTCCCGTCAGGACGCCGACAAACTGTTGGCGGAGTTCGTCGAGACCCCGGGCGTCCGGCAGTTCCTGCTGAAGAACCTGGAACGGGTGCCCAGCGAGGAGCAGACTGCCGACGGCCCCATGTTCCGGTGGCGGCTGAACCTGCCGGTGATCGATGCCTGTTATGAAAACCTGGCCAAAGCGCCGGAGGGGGACGGCCCCTTCAACGGTCCGGTCCTGTTCCTCAAGGGCGCGGAATCTGCCTACATCCAGGAAAAGCACCGGGAGCAGATCATGCAGCTGTTTCCGTCGGCCGAGCTGCGCATCATCCAGGACACAGGTCACTGGCTGCATGCCGAGAAAGCCGATACCTTTGCCGCCCTCTGCCGCCGCTTCCTCGAGACCGAAAACTGA
- the tcdA gene encoding tRNA cyclic N6-threonylcarbamoyladenosine(37) synthase TcdA produces MSADDYAFRFGGIERLYGRRALDAFRNSHIAIVGLGGVGSWAAEALARSGIGTLTLIDMDDICVSNTNRQLHALEGQYGRTKTDAMADRLRTINPHAEVRVHFGFLTPKNAAELITPEMTGVVDAIDSVKAKAALIAHCQRRKIPLVCAGGAGGQMDPTQIQVADLAKTTQDPLLAKVRNLLRREYGFSRNPKRRFGIEAVYSLEQLTYPAGDGEVCLQKPASNGPVRLDCASGFGAASPVTASFGFVAASRLLNRIARRANL; encoded by the coding sequence ATGTCCGCGGACGATTACGCTTTTCGTTTCGGGGGAATCGAGCGGCTCTATGGCCGCCGTGCCCTGGACGCATTCCGGAATTCACACATTGCCATCGTCGGCCTCGGCGGTGTCGGTTCGTGGGCGGCCGAGGCGCTGGCCCGCAGTGGTATCGGCACCCTGACACTGATCGATATGGACGACATCTGCGTGTCCAACACCAACCGGCAGCTGCATGCGCTGGAAGGCCAATACGGTCGTACCAAGACCGATGCCATGGCCGATCGACTCAGAACCATCAACCCCCATGCCGAGGTACGGGTTCATTTTGGCTTCCTGACCCCGAAGAATGCCGCCGAGCTGATTACCCCCGAGATGACCGGGGTGGTGGATGCCATCGACAGCGTCAAGGCCAAGGCTGCCCTGATCGCTCACTGCCAGCGACGCAAGATCCCACTGGTGTGTGCAGGCGGCGCCGGAGGCCAGATGGATCCCACGCAAATCCAGGTGGCAGACCTTGCCAAAACCACCCAGGACCCGTTGCTTGCCAAGGTCCGCAACCTGTTGCGGCGGGAATACGGTTTCTCCCGCAACCCCAAGCGGCGATTTGGCATAGAGGCCGTATACTCACTTGAGCAGCTCACGTATCCTGCGGGAGATGGTGAAGTGTGCCTGCAGAAACCGGCCAGCAACGGCCCGGTCCGGCTGGACTGCGCCTCCGGCTTCGGGGCCGCCAGCCCGGTGACCGCCAGTTTCGGATTTGTTGCGGCGTCGCGCCTGCTCAACCGTATTGCCAGGCGCGCCAACCTGTAA
- a CDS encoding thioesterase family protein, protein MTAEQNIDWDLPDPFTLEITVREEDTDRLGHANNVVYVRWLEDVSWAHIESLGMTWELHEATGKAMAITRTEIDYLASANAGDRLILGTWLTGFDGRFRSSRQFQLVRPADGKTLVRAVSTHACVNMKTQRPSRAPKEFAEILSAASVSGGKGLAPD, encoded by the coding sequence ATGACCGCCGAACAGAACATTGACTGGGATCTGCCGGATCCCTTCACCCTCGAGATTACCGTGCGCGAGGAGGACACCGATCGCCTCGGGCACGCCAACAACGTGGTTTACGTCCGCTGGCTGGAAGACGTCAGCTGGGCCCACATCGAGAGCCTGGGCATGACCTGGGAGCTGCATGAGGCCACCGGCAAGGCCATGGCCATCACCCGTACCGAGATTGATTACCTGGCGTCCGCCAACGCAGGGGACCGGCTCATTCTGGGTACCTGGCTGACCGGGTTTGACGGGCGCTTCCGCTCTTCCCGCCAGTTCCAGCTGGTGCGCCCGGCGGATGGCAAAACCCTGGTGCGGGCGGTTTCCACCCACGCCTGCGTCAACATGAAAACCCAGCGACCGTCCCGGGCACCGAAGGAGTTTGCCGAGATCCTGTCGGCGGCCTCGGTCAGCGGCGGCAAGGGCCTGGCTCCGGACTGA
- a CDS encoding sigma-70 family RNA polymerase sigma factor, protein MTTLDPKPAKPEGRKDPWSQLLDKVGKHQDREAYHALFEHFGPQIKYYAMANGLASHAEELVQEVFVSIWRRSCLYDWRKAAASTWIFTIARNQRIDMLRKMQRSSAEMLVETEDLWQIPGDNEDEPVTSLHRLMSERRIRESLSHLPEEQITVIAKVYMENKSHQMVADELNIPLGTVKSRVRLALNKLKVILQDQNV, encoded by the coding sequence GTGACAACACTGGATCCGAAACCAGCAAAACCCGAGGGCCGCAAGGACCCCTGGAGCCAATTGCTGGACAAAGTGGGCAAACACCAGGACCGCGAGGCCTACCACGCGCTGTTCGAGCACTTTGGTCCGCAGATCAAGTATTACGCCATGGCCAATGGCCTGGCGAGCCACGCGGAAGAACTGGTACAGGAAGTGTTTGTCTCGATCTGGCGGCGCTCCTGTCTTTATGACTGGCGCAAGGCAGCGGCCTCCACCTGGATCTTTACCATCGCCCGTAACCAGCGCATCGACATGCTGCGCAAGATGCAGAGATCCAGTGCCGAGATGCTGGTGGAGACCGAAGATCTCTGGCAGATCCCCGGCGACAACGAGGATGAACCGGTCACCTCTCTGCACCGTCTTATGTCTGAGCGGCGAATCCGCGAATCACTGAGTCATCTGCCCGAGGAGCAGATCACGGTGATTGCCAAGGTTTACATGGAGAACAAGTCCCACCAGATGGTTGCGGACGAGCTGAATATCCCCCTTGGTACGGTGAAAAGCCGGGTTCGCCTGGCCCTGAACAAGTTGAAAGTGATTTTGCAGGATCAGAACGTATGA
- a CDS encoding sodium:proton antiporter, with protein MPLSTVMLLASIGVLSLFCQWLAWRVRMPAILFLLAGGIAAGPLFGFLVPEQVFGDLLFPVISLAVAIILFEGSLTLRYEEIRGHGKMVRNLVPVGSIVTCLIGTLVARWVLGVSWEVALLFGAISIVTGPTVIAPLLRSVRPKSKLANILRWEGIIIDPVGALLAVLVFEGIVSWGQGNVFSHSLYIFGKTLLVGFLIGAAAGYLNGLVLRKHWIPQYLHNAGTLTFMLGVYAISNELAHESGLLTVTIMGIWMANMKRVPIEAILEFKESLSVLLISALFIILAARVEFAAIAELGWALVVVLAALMLVARPLSIFLSAIGTDLNLREKLFLSWIAPRGIVAAAVSALFAFQLEKLGYESAATLVPLVFMLIIATVTLQSLTARPVARLLKVAEPAEYGFLILGANNVARMIAQALKKHEVPVTLADTNWENVRQARMDNLQVYFGNPVSEHASTHLDLTGIGKLLVISPYKHMNSLATYHFLDWFGKNCVFSLAEGDQDQKARHQTAEKIQMTRGLFDGVSYAKLASLASQGYTVRTTQLSEEFSYEDFLEKYQRQALVLFVFDSKGYISPVCKMEDLKPEEDWVLISLVPPQPQKERKEKNNGGKAAKATAKEAGDPEDQD; from the coding sequence ATGCCTCTCAGCACTGTCATGCTTCTCGCCAGCATCGGCGTCCTGTCCCTGTTCTGCCAGTGGCTGGCCTGGCGGGTACGAATGCCGGCCATCCTGTTCCTCCTGGCCGGCGGTATCGCCGCGGGTCCCCTTTTCGGCTTCCTGGTACCAGAGCAGGTATTCGGGGACCTGCTGTTCCCGGTGATTTCATTGGCGGTGGCCATTATCCTGTTCGAGGGCAGCCTGACCCTGCGCTACGAAGAGATTCGCGGCCACGGCAAGATGGTGCGCAACCTGGTGCCGGTCGGCTCCATCGTCACCTGCCTGATCGGCACCCTGGTGGCACGCTGGGTCCTCGGGGTGTCCTGGGAGGTTGCACTGCTGTTCGGGGCCATTTCCATTGTTACCGGTCCCACCGTGATTGCTCCCCTGCTGAGATCGGTCCGCCCGAAGTCCAAGCTGGCCAACATCCTGCGCTGGGAAGGCATCATCATCGATCCGGTGGGCGCCCTGCTTGCGGTACTGGTATTCGAGGGCATCGTCTCCTGGGGCCAGGGCAATGTCTTCAGTCACTCGCTCTATATCTTCGGCAAGACGCTGCTGGTGGGTTTCCTGATCGGGGCGGCAGCCGGTTACCTGAACGGTCTGGTGCTGCGCAAACACTGGATTCCCCAATACCTGCACAATGCCGGCACCCTGACCTTCATGCTCGGGGTTTACGCCATTTCCAACGAACTGGCCCACGAGTCCGGCCTGCTCACGGTGACCATCATGGGCATCTGGATGGCCAACATGAAGCGGGTGCCGATCGAGGCCATCCTCGAGTTCAAGGAATCCCTCAGTGTCCTGCTGATCTCCGCCCTGTTCATCATCCTGGCGGCCCGGGTTGAGTTCGCCGCCATTGCAGAGCTGGGCTGGGCCCTGGTGGTGGTCCTGGCCGCCCTGATGCTGGTGGCCCGCCCCCTGAGCATCTTCCTGTCGGCCATCGGCACCGACCTCAACCTCCGGGAGAAACTGTTCCTGAGCTGGATCGCACCCCGGGGCATCGTGGCGGCCGCTGTCTCGGCGCTGTTCGCATTCCAGCTCGAGAAGCTCGGCTACGAAAGCGCCGCCACTCTGGTGCCCCTGGTGTTCATGCTGATCATTGCCACGGTTACCCTGCAGAGCCTGACGGCACGGCCTGTGGCACGGCTGCTCAAGGTCGCGGAACCGGCCGAGTACGGCTTCCTGATCCTGGGTGCCAACAATGTCGCCCGAATGATTGCCCAGGCCCTGAAGAAACATGAGGTGCCGGTCACCCTGGCCGACACCAACTGGGAGAACGTGCGTCAGGCCCGGATGGACAACCTTCAGGTCTACTTCGGCAATCCGGTGTCCGAGCACGCCTCGACCCACCTGGACCTGACCGGCATCGGCAAGCTGCTGGTCATCTCTCCCTACAAGCACATGAATTCGCTGGCCACGTACCATTTCCTCGACTGGTTCGGGAAGAACTGTGTGTTCAGCCTGGCCGAGGGAGATCAGGACCAGAAGGCCCGCCACCAGACGGCAGAGAAGATCCAGATGACCCGGGGCCTGTTTGATGGTGTCAGCTACGCCAAGCTGGCCAGCCTGGCCAGCCAGGGCTATACGGTGCGCACCACCCAGCTGAGCGAGGAATTCAGCTACGAGGATTTCCTGGAGAAATACCAGCGCCAGGCCCTGGTATTGTTCGTGTTCGACAGCAAGGGTTACATCTCGCCGGTCTGCAAGATGGAGGACCTGAAACCGGAGGAAGACTGGGTGCTGATCAGCCTGGTACCGCCGCAGCCGCAGAAGGAACGCAAGGAGAAAAACAACGGCGGGAAAGCCGCAAAAGCGACGGCCAAAGAGGCCGGGGACCCGGAAGATCAGGACTGA
- a CDS encoding SMP-30/gluconolactonase/LRE family protein produces MKWLLIGLLVVFLLLGSFLLTPSPIDSKAWEPPSPPPLTGILAPNERLRLADLLARGQVYGPEDTTVGPDGVLYSGTQDGFIVRVFPDGRVEKWLETGGRPLGMVFDREGNLIVADAWKGLLSIAPDKTVTVLAREAGGTPFRFTDDVDIGPDGTIYFTDASSRFHQPDYRLDLLEMRPHGRLLRYSPRTGRAEVMLGNLHFANGVAVSPDGDFVLVNETWKYRILRYWLQGPRAGRAEVFADNLPGFPDNLAVDEEGRYWVAFPTLRNAQVDTLHRSPWLKDLVAKLPDSLKPAPREYGLVVAFDRDGNPITSLHDTRGTHLQEITSVNPHDGVLYFGSLHNDRIGRLPLHAIPGLGDTDE; encoded by the coding sequence ATGAAGTGGTTGTTGATCGGGTTGCTGGTGGTGTTTCTTTTGCTCGGCAGTTTTCTGCTGACGCCGTCGCCCATTGACAGCAAGGCCTGGGAACCGCCCTCGCCGCCACCATTGACCGGGATCCTGGCACCCAACGAACGGCTTCGGCTGGCGGACCTGCTGGCCCGGGGCCAGGTCTACGGCCCGGAAGACACCACGGTCGGGCCGGACGGCGTCCTCTACAGCGGTACCCAGGACGGGTTCATCGTCCGGGTCTTTCCGGACGGACGCGTTGAAAAGTGGCTCGAGACCGGCGGCCGGCCCCTGGGGATGGTGTTTGACCGCGAGGGCAACCTGATCGTTGCGGACGCCTGGAAAGGGTTGCTGTCCATTGCCCCGGACAAGACCGTGACCGTGCTGGCCCGGGAAGCCGGGGGCACGCCGTTCCGGTTTACCGACGATGTGGACATCGGTCCGGACGGCACCATCTATTTCACCGATGCCAGCTCACGTTTCCATCAGCCGGACTACCGGCTAGACCTGCTGGAGATGCGCCCCCACGGTCGCCTTCTGCGTTATTCACCCCGCACCGGCCGGGCCGAGGTCATGCTGGGTAACCTGCACTTTGCCAACGGCGTCGCTGTTTCGCCGGACGGAGACTTTGTTCTGGTCAACGAGACCTGGAAATACCGGATCCTGCGCTACTGGCTGCAAGGCCCTCGTGCCGGCCGGGCCGAAGTCTTTGCCGACAACCTGCCCGGATTCCCGGATAACCTGGCGGTGGATGAAGAAGGCCGATACTGGGTGGCGTTCCCCACACTGCGCAATGCCCAGGTCGATACCTTGCACCGCTCCCCCTGGCTCAAGGACCTGGTTGCCAAGCTGCCGGACAGCCTGAAACCGGCGCCCCGGGAATATGGCCTGGTGGTGGCCTTCGATAGGGACGGCAATCCCATTACCAGTCTGCACGATACCCGCGGCACTCACTTGCAGGAAATCACCTCGGTGAATCCCCACGACGGGGTTCTATACTTTGGTTCACTTCACAACGACCGTATCGGGCGGCTACCGTTGCACGCTATTCCGGGGCTCGGAGACACTGACGAATGA
- a CDS encoding acyl-CoA dehydrogenase C-terminal domain-containing protein, whose translation MQYQAPANDLRFLLFDVLGADKLHELEKYADATPDLMSAVIDEAGKLAAEVIQPTNQTGDRQGCQYDPQTRSVTTPDGFKEAYRKFVDGGWTALDAPLEFGGQGLPHTLKFVVDEMVCSTNLSLGMYPGLTHGAISALYAHGSEELKQTYLEKLISGEWTGTMCLTEPQCGTDLGLIRTRATPNNDGSYSLEGTKIWITGGEHDLVDNIVHLVLAKLPGAPDTTKGISLFVVPKFLPDSGERNPAFCGGLEHKMGIKGSATCVMNFEGAKGWLVGEPNDGMRAMFTMMNEARLMVGMQGLGLAEMAYQESLGFARERLQSRSLSGPKNPDGPADPIIVHPDVRRMLMRQKVLNEGMRALALFTGHQLDLSVAHPDAGVRESADDLVQLLTPVVKAFLTDEGFNNANTGLQVLGGSGFITDWPLEQLVRDGRIARIYEGTNGIQAMDLVGRKLSLKGGQLVRTLFGTLTGYLKDNPEAPHREELKGAIKALEQATLWLASNAPKDPEQAGAAATPYLRLMALTVIGYLWSRMAGVAGEQLARGEGNQPLLEGKQVSARFYFQKLLPEIDWLLRDIESGKESLMAFSDDHWAA comes from the coding sequence ATGCAATACCAGGCACCTGCGAATGACCTTCGCTTCCTTCTGTTTGACGTCTTGGGAGCAGACAAGCTGCACGAGCTGGAAAAGTACGCCGACGCCACCCCGGATCTCATGTCCGCGGTGATTGATGAAGCCGGCAAGCTGGCGGCGGAAGTCATCCAGCCCACCAACCAGACCGGTGACCGGCAAGGCTGTCAGTACGATCCGCAAACCCGGAGCGTGACGACTCCGGATGGATTCAAAGAGGCCTACCGCAAATTTGTTGACGGCGGCTGGACCGCCCTCGACGCACCCCTGGAGTTCGGCGGCCAGGGCCTGCCCCACACACTCAAGTTCGTGGTGGATGAAATGGTGTGCTCCACCAACCTGTCCCTGGGCATGTATCCGGGCCTGACCCACGGCGCCATCAGTGCCCTCTATGCCCACGGCTCCGAGGAACTCAAACAGACCTACCTGGAAAAGCTGATCTCCGGTGAGTGGACCGGCACCATGTGCCTGACCGAACCCCAGTGCGGCACCGACCTGGGCCTGATCCGTACCCGGGCCACGCCCAACAATGACGGCAGCTACAGCCTGGAAGGCACCAAGATCTGGATCACCGGTGGCGAGCACGACCTGGTCGACAACATCGTGCACCTGGTTCTGGCCAAACTGCCCGGCGCGCCGGATACCACCAAGGGCATTTCCCTGTTCGTGGTACCCAAATTCCTGCCGGACTCCGGCGAGCGAAACCCGGCCTTCTGTGGCGGCCTGGAGCACAAAATGGGCATCAAGGGCTCAGCCACCTGCGTGATGAACTTTGAAGGCGCCAAAGGCTGGCTGGTGGGCGAACCCAATGACGGCATGCGGGCCATGTTCACCATGATGAACGAGGCCCGCCTGATGGTCGGCATGCAGGGCCTTGGTCTGGCGGAAATGGCCTACCAGGAAAGCCTTGGTTTTGCCCGGGAGCGCCTGCAGAGCCGTTCGCTCAGCGGCCCGAAGAATCCTGACGGCCCGGCCGACCCGATCATTGTGCACCCCGATGTGCGGCGCATGCTGATGCGCCAGAAAGTGCTGAACGAAGGCATGCGCGCCCTGGCCCTGTTTACCGGCCACCAGCTCGATTTGTCCGTGGCGCACCCGGATGCGGGCGTGCGTGAGTCCGCCGATGATCTGGTGCAGCTGTTGACGCCGGTGGTCAAGGCATTCCTGACCGACGAGGGCTTCAACAACGCCAACACCGGCTTGCAGGTCCTCGGTGGCTCCGGCTTCATCACCGACTGGCCGCTGGAGCAGCTAGTCCGGGACGGCCGCATCGCCCGTATCTATGAAGGCACCAACGGCATCCAGGCCATGGACCTGGTGGGCCGCAAACTGTCACTCAAGGGTGGCCAGCTGGTGCGTACCCTGTTTGGCACACTGACCGGCTACCTCAAGGACAACCCGGAGGCCCCCCATCGCGAGGAACTGAAAGGCGCGATCAAGGCATTGGAACAGGCCACTCTGTGGCTTGCCAGCAACGCTCCCAAGGATCCCGAGCAGGCAGGTGCGGCCGCGACACCCTACCTGCGACTGATGGCCCTGACCGTGATCGGTTACCTGTGGTCACGCATGGCCGGTGTCGCCGGCGAACAACTGGCCCGTGGCGAGGGCAACCAGCCACTACTCGAAGGCAAGCAGGTCTCGGCGCGCTTCTACTTCCAGAAGCTGCTGCCGGAAATCGACTGGCTGCTCAGGGACATCGAAAGCGGCAAGGAAAGTCTGATGGCATTTTCCGATGACCATTGGGCTGCCTGA
- a CDS encoding SDR family oxidoreductase gives MKQVLIAGVSGAIGSALARQLLDTDPERTVLGLCRNPEALREQIPDNRLRLVQWDAETGSVEELGNSLTEMLGPGGELDTVIYAAGLLHDSEMFPEKRIEDLEAGAMARSFAVNCTGFGTVMRAAIPHLRHRRFKRIAAISARVGSIGDNRFGGWYAYRCSKAALNMLVRNLSVELPRRCRPVSCVAVHPGTTESGLSEPFQQSLASLQVHKPGETAANLLRVIGTLNESSNGRFFSWDGSELPW, from the coding sequence ATGAAGCAGGTTTTGATTGCGGGTGTCAGCGGGGCGATAGGCTCCGCCCTGGCCCGTCAGTTACTCGATACGGATCCCGAACGGACCGTTCTTGGGCTGTGCCGGAACCCGGAGGCACTGCGGGAGCAGATCCCGGACAACCGGTTGCGACTCGTCCAGTGGGACGCGGAAACCGGGAGCGTGGAGGAGCTGGGTAACAGCCTGACGGAAATGCTGGGTCCGGGTGGCGAGCTGGACACCGTAATCTATGCCGCCGGCTTGCTGCACGACAGCGAGATGTTTCCCGAGAAACGGATCGAGGATCTTGAGGCCGGGGCGATGGCGCGCTCCTTCGCCGTCAACTGCACCGGCTTTGGTACTGTGATGCGCGCGGCCATACCCCATTTGCGACATCGCCGGTTCAAGCGGATTGCGGCGATTTCCGCCAGGGTCGGGTCGATCGGAGATAACCGGTTTGGTGGGTGGTACGCCTACCGTTGTTCCAAGGCGGCACTCAATATGCTGGTCAGGAACCTGTCGGTGGAGTTGCCAAGGCGATGTCGACCAGTGAGCTGTGTTGCCGTGCATCCGGGGACCACCGAATCGGGGCTCAGTGAACCCTTCCAGCAGTCACTGGCCAGTCTGCAGGTGCACAAGCCCGGGGAAACTGCAGCCAACCTGTTGAGGGTGATCGGAACACTGAATGAGAGCAGTAACGGGCGTTTCTTCAGTTGGGATGGCAGCGAGTTGCCCTGGTGA
- a CDS encoding NADP-dependent oxidoreductase: protein MESTNENNIDTSMRHVVYDRFGERDVLQVVESPVPEPEDGQVLVRVHGAGLNPIDWKTRKGLGFAARQIENSLPWTPGYDVAGEVIAVGDGVTTLAPGDRVMGMVGFPAAGGGYAEYALAAADELAIVPEELDLVTAGGVPLAALTAWQGLFEMGKLESGQKILIHAGAGGVGHFAVQFALERGAHVIATASARNRDFLAELGVHEVIDYHTTDFADECYGLDMVLDLMGGDVGKRSLHTLGENGVLVTIPTVTADEIIRIAEEMGLRAHGMTVRPDVFHLEEIAELIEDGDVRVHVDGRFTLDQVREAHEALEGGHVRGKLVLDCR, encoded by the coding sequence ATGGAATCCACGAACGAAAATAACATCGACACTTCCATGCGCCACGTGGTCTATGACCGTTTTGGTGAACGGGATGTCCTGCAGGTGGTCGAGAGCCCGGTGCCAGAGCCTGAAGATGGCCAGGTGCTGGTGCGGGTTCATGGCGCCGGCCTGAACCCCATTGACTGGAAGACCCGAAAGGGGCTGGGCTTTGCGGCGCGCCAGATCGAGAACTCGCTGCCCTGGACGCCCGGCTATGATGTGGCCGGTGAGGTGATAGCTGTGGGCGATGGAGTTACCACCCTGGCGCCGGGTGACCGGGTAATGGGCATGGTGGGGTTCCCGGCCGCCGGAGGAGGCTACGCCGAGTATGCCCTGGCCGCAGCCGATGAGCTGGCGATCGTGCCCGAGGAACTGGACCTGGTGACGGCCGGAGGTGTCCCCCTGGCGGCACTGACCGCCTGGCAGGGGCTGTTCGAAATGGGCAAGCTGGAATCCGGACAGAAGATCCTGATCCACGCCGGTGCCGGTGGTGTCGGCCATTTCGCGGTGCAGTTTGCCCTGGAGCGGGGTGCCCACGTGATTGCCACGGCCTCGGCACGAAACCGCGATTTCCTGGCAGAGTTGGGGGTTCATGAGGTGATCGATTACCACACCACCGACTTCGCCGACGAGTGCTACGGCCTGGACATGGTGCTGGACCTGATGGGCGGCGATGTGGGCAAGCGTTCACTGCACACCCTGGGTGAAAACGGTGTCCTGGTGACCATCCCGACGGTAACCGCGGACGAGATTATCCGCATCGCCGAAGAGATGGGGCTGCGGGCTCACGGCATGACCGTACGCCCGGATGTATTCCACCTGGAGGAGATTGCCGAGCTGATCGAGGACGGCGATGTGCGGGTGCACGTGGACGGCCGATTTACCCTCGATCAGGTGCGGGAAGCCCACGAAGCGCTTGAAGGTGGGCATGTCCGGGGCAAGTTGGTGCTGGACTGTCGCTGA
- a CDS encoding ChrR family anti-sigma-E factor — translation MTRHHPESLTLMEYSAGNLSEPHALCIRLHLDKCPHCRSRVDTLDSLGAVMMEEQPKVSVSESIFDSILSRIDSEPDSEPVQPAPPRMSALQKLLGENLNALPWKRQLGDVSVLDISEKFPGQSEQVVLQKLAAGGKAPAHTHRGNETTIVLQGAFADQNGVFNQWDFVVLNEQDEHKPVAVGCEDCITLSVLSAPVKLTGRFTRLLNPFIR, via the coding sequence ATGACACGGCACCATCCCGAAAGCCTGACCCTCATGGAGTACAGCGCAGGAAACCTGAGCGAGCCCCATGCCCTGTGCATCCGGCTGCACCTGGATAAGTGCCCGCACTGCAGGAGCCGTGTAGACACCCTGGACAGCCTGGGCGCCGTGATGATGGAAGAGCAGCCCAAGGTCAGCGTCTCCGAGAGCATCTTTGACAGCATTCTGTCCCGCATTGACAGTGAGCCCGACAGCGAACCGGTGCAACCGGCCCCGCCGAGGATGAGCGCACTGCAGAAGCTGCTCGGGGAAAACCTGAACGCGCTGCCCTGGAAGCGACAACTGGGCGATGTCAGCGTGCTGGACATCAGCGAGAAATTCCCCGGCCAGAGCGAACAGGTGGTGTTGCAGAAACTGGCAGCCGGAGGCAAGGCGCCCGCTCACACACACCGGGGCAATGAAACGACGATCGTTCTCCAGGGTGCGTTCGCGGACCAGAACGGCGTCTTCAATCAGTGGGACTTTGTCGTGCTCAACGAGCAGGATGAACACAAACCGGTGGCGGTTGGCTGTGAGGACTGTATTACCCTGTCCGTTCTCAGCGCTCCGGTGAAGCTGACCGGCCGGTTTACCCGCCTTCTCAACCCGTTTATCCGTTAG